A genomic region of Streptomyces sp. R33 contains the following coding sequences:
- the treS gene encoding maltose alpha-D-glucosyltransferase, translating to MMINDPVHDTFEDTPAKDRDPDWFKRAVFYEVLVRSFHDSNGDGVGDLKGLTAKLDYLQWLGVDCLWLPPFFASPLRDGGYDVADYTSVLPEFGDLADFVEFVDAAHQRGMRVIIDFVMNHTSDQHEWFQQSRKDPDGPYGDYYMWADNDKQYQDARIIFIDTETSNWTYDPVRKQYYWHRFFSHQPDLNYENPAVVEEIVSALRFWLDLGIDGFRLDAVPYLYAEEGTNCENLPRTHQLLKRVRAEIDAHYPDTVLLAEANQWPEDVVDYFGDFAKGGDECHMAFHFPVMPRIFMAVRRESRYPVSEILAKTPAIPDRCQWGIFLRNHDELTLEMVTDEERDYMYAEYAKDPRMRANIGIRRRLAPLLDNDRNQMELFTALLLSLPGSPVLYYGDEIGMGDNIWLGDRDGVRTPMQWTPDRNAGFSSCDPGRLNLPVIMDPVYGYQVTSVEAAMASPSSLLHWTRRLIEVRKANPAFGLGSYTELPSSNPAVLAFLREYGDDLVLCVHNFSRFAQPTELDLRSFNGRVPVELTGDVRFPPIGEWPYLLTLAGHGFYWFRLRNE from the coding sequence ATGATGATCAACGATCCCGTCCACGACACGTTCGAGGACACCCCCGCGAAGGACCGCGACCCCGACTGGTTCAAGCGGGCGGTCTTCTACGAGGTGCTCGTACGGTCCTTCCACGACAGCAACGGCGACGGCGTAGGGGACCTGAAGGGGCTCACCGCCAAGCTCGACTACCTCCAGTGGCTGGGCGTCGACTGCCTCTGGCTGCCGCCGTTCTTCGCCTCGCCGCTCCGCGACGGGGGCTACGACGTGGCCGACTACACCTCGGTGCTCCCCGAGTTCGGCGACCTCGCCGACTTCGTGGAGTTCGTGGACGCCGCGCACCAGCGCGGCATGCGGGTGATCATCGACTTCGTCATGAACCACACGAGCGACCAGCACGAGTGGTTCCAGCAGTCGCGCAAGGACCCGGACGGGCCCTACGGCGACTACTACATGTGGGCCGACAACGACAAGCAGTACCAGGACGCCCGCATCATCTTCATCGACACCGAGACCTCGAACTGGACGTACGACCCGGTCCGCAAGCAGTACTACTGGCACCGGTTCTTCTCGCACCAGCCCGACCTCAACTACGAGAACCCGGCCGTCGTGGAGGAGATCGTCTCCGCCCTCCGCTTCTGGCTGGACCTCGGGATCGACGGGTTCAGACTCGACGCGGTTCCCTACCTGTACGCGGAGGAGGGCACCAACTGCGAGAACCTGCCGCGCACCCACCAGCTCCTCAAGCGGGTCCGCGCCGAGATCGACGCGCACTACCCCGACACCGTGCTGCTCGCCGAGGCCAACCAGTGGCCCGAGGACGTCGTCGACTACTTCGGCGACTTCGCGAAGGGCGGGGACGAGTGCCACATGGCCTTCCACTTCCCCGTCATGCCGCGCATCTTCATGGCCGTGCGAAGAGAGTCGCGCTACCCCGTCTCCGAAATCCTGGCCAAGACCCCGGCGATCCCGGACCGCTGCCAGTGGGGCATCTTCCTGCGCAACCACGACGAGCTCACCCTCGAGATGGTCACCGACGAAGAGCGCGACTACATGTACGCCGAGTACGCCAAGGACCCGCGGATGCGGGCCAACATCGGCATCCGGCGCCGACTCGCCCCGCTCCTCGACAACGACCGCAACCAGATGGAGCTGTTCACCGCCCTGCTGCTGTCGCTGCCCGGTTCGCCGGTGCTCTACTACGGCGACGAGATCGGCATGGGCGACAACATCTGGCTCGGCGACCGCGACGGCGTCCGCACGCCGATGCAGTGGACCCCGGACCGCAACGCCGGTTTCTCCTCCTGCGATCCGGGCAGGCTGAACCTGCCGGTCATCATGGACCCGGTCTACGGGTACCAGGTCACCAGTGTCGAGGCCGCGATGGCATCGCCCTCGTCGCTGCTGCACTGGACCCGCAGGCTCATCGAGGTCCGCAAGGCGAACCCGGCCTTCGGCCTCGGCTCGTACACCGAACTGCCCTCGTCCAACCCGGCGGTGCTCGCCTTCCTGCGCGAGTACGGGGACGACCTGGTGCTGTGCGTGCACAACTTCTCGCGCTTCGCGCAGCCCACCGAGCTGGATCTGCGGTCGTTCAACGGGCGGGTCCCGGTGGAGCTCACGGGTGACGTGCGCTTCCCGCCGATCGGCGAGTGGCCGTACCTGCTCACGCTCGCGGGGCACGGCTTCTACTGGTTCCGCCTGCGCAACGAGTAG
- a CDS encoding phosphotransferase, producing MSEAASAGTTSTTGLSPLEPMLRDWLPVQRWFAGKGRRIGRLRMISAADLLPPGSSPRLVHLLLDVDGDCYQLLLGVRPALPPALAPALIGRAEQGPYAGQYVYEGLGDPRLAALLLERLRAPGTLGPLRFDRDPMALIPAALTPRPLSGEQTNSSLIYGDSHILKVFRRVGPGVNPDLELPRALAAAGCARVPAPVAWYEAELPGAEPLTLGVLQPYLRGSDDGWQLALRRLGAGADFTAEAHALGRATAEVHSALAAALPTVALGPEQTARLASGMTARLAATAREVPALRPYEAGLRGAFDALAASRGAGVPAQRIHGDLHLGQTLRTADGSWALIDFEGEPARPLADRRRPEPAVRDIAGILRSFDYAARSHRPFAPAWADACRAAFCEGYARTTGRDPREDPVLLRAYETDKAVYEARYESRHRPDWLHVPMAAIRRLASGTDRGFGRALPGPGSTARPGQSHRPGPGPAAGPGPGAGPGPGEGFSSLSPHPRPQPPRRPHT from the coding sequence ATGTCGGAGGCTGCATCCGCCGGGACGACGAGCACGACCGGACTCAGTCCGCTGGAGCCGATGCTGCGGGACTGGCTGCCGGTCCAGCGCTGGTTCGCCGGCAAGGGCCGGCGCATCGGCCGGCTCCGGATGATCTCGGCGGCCGATCTGCTGCCGCCGGGTTCCTCCCCACGGCTGGTCCACCTGCTCCTCGACGTCGACGGCGACTGCTACCAACTGCTGCTCGGCGTCCGCCCCGCGCTGCCGCCGGCCCTGGCGCCCGCCCTGATCGGGCGCGCCGAGCAGGGCCCGTACGCCGGCCAGTACGTGTACGAGGGTCTGGGTGACCCGCGGCTGGCGGCCCTGCTGCTGGAACGATTGCGCGCACCCGGCACCCTCGGCCCGCTGCGGTTCGACCGCGACCCGATGGCGCTGATCCCGGCGGCGCTCACCCCCCGGCCCCTGTCCGGGGAACAGACCAACTCCTCGCTGATCTACGGGGATTCGCACATCCTGAAGGTGTTCCGCCGGGTCGGCCCCGGGGTCAATCCGGACCTGGAGCTGCCCCGGGCGCTGGCCGCCGCCGGATGCGCCCGCGTGCCCGCGCCGGTCGCCTGGTACGAGGCCGAGCTGCCCGGCGCGGAGCCGCTGACCCTGGGCGTGCTCCAGCCCTATCTGCGCGGCTCCGACGACGGCTGGCAGCTCGCGCTGCGCCGGCTCGGCGCCGGGGCCGACTTCACCGCCGAGGCGCATGCGCTGGGCCGGGCCACCGCCGAGGTGCACAGTGCGCTCGCCGCCGCCCTGCCCACGGTCGCGCTGGGCCCGGAGCAGACCGCCCGGCTCGCCTCCGGGATGACGGCCCGGCTGGCGGCCACCGCCCGCGAGGTGCCCGCGCTGCGGCCCTACGAGGCCGGGCTGCGCGGGGCGTTCGACGCGCTGGCCGCCTCCCGCGGGGCCGGGGTGCCCGCCCAGCGGATCCACGGGGACCTGCACCTTGGCCAGACGCTGCGGACCGCCGACGGCAGCTGGGCGCTGATCGACTTCGAGGGCGAGCCGGCCCGGCCGCTGGCCGACCGCCGCCGCCCCGAACCCGCCGTGCGCGACATCGCCGGGATACTGCGCTCGTTCGACTACGCGGCCCGCTCCCACCGCCCCTTCGCCCCCGCCTGGGCGGACGCCTGCCGGGCCGCCTTCTGCGAGGGCTACGCCCGCACCACCGGCCGCGACCCGCGCGAGGACCCCGTACTGCTGCGCGCGTACGAGACCGACAAGGCGGTGTACGAAGCGCGTTACGAGTCCCGGCACCGCCCCGACTGGCTGCACGTCCCCATGGCCGCGATCCGGCGGCTCGCCTCCGGCACGGACCGGGGATTCGGCCGGGCGCTGCCGGGCCCGGGCTCCACAGCCCGCCCGGGGCAGTCCCACCGGCCCGGCCCCGGCCCCGCCGCGGGACCCGGCCCGGGCGCCGGGCCCGGCCCCGGCGAAGGCTTCTCCTCGCTCTCCCCCCACCCCCGCCCGCAGCCGCCTAGGAGGCCGCACACGTGA